In a genomic window of Halobiforma lacisalsi AJ5:
- a CDS encoding oligosaccharyl transferase, archaeosortase A system-associated: protein MSTDTEHLEEGTETSVLDRWEDWYHVPVIGALMAFMIWVRTRPLDAFTMEDGLPALGGIDSWYHWRTVRWTAENYPNTMPYEVWTSFPSGRYVGQFGTLFDQLIVTAAMIVGLGDPSPETLYTVSLLAVPVMAALVAIPVFYMGRRLGGTMGGIVAVIVLALARGQFLSRTTAGQLQHHVAEVLFMAIAVLAMMVALRVAEREQPIYELVVDQDWETLRKPTIYSALAGVALSLYVWVWPPAVVLVGIFAIFFTVQLCLDYVRGISPDHVAFVGAVSLGVTALLTALLIEDPGTSVTSFSYIQPFSAVLVAAGCVFMAWFARQWNGYDVDRRYYPAAIAGLIGASSLVLWLVLPDLFGTIVDNATRRVLPFGEAATDLTIQEAQPPADYTDHVFGEFGTAFYTMLAGLALLTLRPYLGREWRSEYTLVVVWSLFLISMSATQIRFAYYLALAVAVVNAVFIADIVRLFDLDLQSGVDSLREIETYQIIAVLLVVMLLFAPLLPPVAADTDTAWNRSDNTGPHPDSIIWEDSNQWLNENTPEPGNWGEHERADELELYGTYEQPEDGDFDYPDGTYGVISWWDYGHLITVQGERIPHSNPFQSGATSSSAFLTAESEERSELILDAIAAGESPENESIAELESMTEGEALDEEIRYVMIDDQMAGGKFAAISTWSGPDYRYYTTPTDLEPGERIERDELEDRFDDVPYDNTTVSQLYFDDASGMENYRLVHENDIYTSQFVSYALIDQQTDEVVMGDDGDPQVFLNQRVDSDTQQRLQQIDLHPQLDYEIFDQRQGSAVKTYERVEGATITGSIDADGVDTENATVAASVELESPGQRDSFTYVQDGELASDGSFELTVPYATNDELGVEDGYTNSSVEALGEYNVTVDASDGNELEFYQGQTSVPETAVVNGDTIDVDLEEVELESPPEEAGEDEEGSEDEEGSDTDADGEDGESADEETDTDS, encoded by the coding sequence ATGAGTACCGACACCGAACACCTCGAGGAGGGAACGGAAACCTCCGTCCTCGACAGGTGGGAAGACTGGTACCACGTCCCCGTTATCGGCGCCCTGATGGCGTTCATGATCTGGGTTCGGACCCGGCCACTGGACGCGTTTACCATGGAAGACGGTCTCCCCGCACTCGGTGGGATCGACTCCTGGTATCACTGGCGTACTGTCCGGTGGACGGCGGAGAACTACCCCAACACGATGCCCTACGAGGTCTGGACGAGTTTCCCGTCCGGACGGTACGTCGGGCAGTTCGGCACGCTGTTCGACCAACTGATCGTCACCGCGGCGATGATCGTCGGTCTCGGGGATCCGTCCCCGGAGACGCTGTACACAGTGTCCCTCCTTGCAGTCCCCGTGATGGCCGCCCTCGTTGCGATTCCCGTCTTCTACATGGGTCGCCGCCTCGGCGGCACGATGGGTGGTATCGTGGCAGTTATCGTGCTCGCGCTTGCGCGCGGTCAGTTCCTCTCGAGAACGACGGCGGGCCAACTCCAGCACCACGTCGCCGAGGTACTGTTCATGGCGATCGCCGTATTGGCGATGATGGTCGCGCTGCGGGTTGCCGAGCGCGAACAGCCGATCTACGAACTCGTCGTCGACCAAGACTGGGAGACGCTTCGCAAGCCGACGATCTACAGCGCTCTGGCAGGCGTCGCACTTTCGCTGTACGTCTGGGTGTGGCCGCCGGCGGTCGTTCTGGTCGGTATCTTCGCGATCTTCTTCACGGTGCAGCTCTGTCTCGACTACGTCCGCGGGATCTCCCCGGACCACGTCGCGTTCGTCGGTGCGGTGAGTCTCGGCGTGACTGCGCTGCTCACGGCCCTGCTGATCGAAGACCCGGGAACGAGCGTGACGAGCTTCAGTTACATCCAGCCGTTCAGTGCCGTGCTCGTCGCGGCCGGCTGTGTGTTTATGGCTTGGTTCGCGCGCCAGTGGAACGGCTACGACGTCGACCGGCGGTACTACCCCGCTGCGATCGCCGGTCTGATCGGAGCTTCCTCGCTCGTGCTGTGGCTCGTGCTTCCCGATCTCTTCGGAACGATCGTCGACAACGCGACACGGCGTGTCCTCCCGTTCGGCGAGGCCGCCACGGACCTCACGATTCAGGAGGCCCAGCCGCCGGCCGACTACACCGACCACGTCTTCGGTGAGTTCGGAACGGCCTTCTACACGATGCTCGCCGGGCTCGCTCTCCTGACCCTTCGTCCGTACCTCGGTCGAGAGTGGCGGTCCGAGTACACGCTCGTCGTCGTCTGGTCGCTGTTCCTGATCAGCATGTCCGCGACCCAGATCAGGTTCGCGTACTACCTCGCGCTGGCTGTCGCGGTCGTCAACGCGGTGTTCATCGCGGACATCGTCCGGCTGTTCGACCTGGATCTCCAGTCGGGGGTCGACTCCCTCAGGGAAATCGAGACGTATCAGATCATCGCCGTCCTGCTCGTCGTCATGCTGCTCTTTGCGCCCCTGTTGCCTCCCGTTGCCGCCGATACTGACACGGCCTGGAACCGGTCGGACAACACCGGCCCCCATCCCGATTCGATCATCTGGGAGGACTCGAACCAGTGGCTGAACGAGAACACGCCGGAGCCCGGAAACTGGGGCGAGCACGAACGCGCCGACGAACTCGAGCTCTACGGGACGTACGAACAGCCCGAAGACGGTGACTTCGACTATCCGGACGGCACCTACGGCGTCATTTCGTGGTGGGACTACGGCCACCTGATAACCGTACAGGGCGAACGGATCCCCCACTCGAACCCGTTCCAGTCCGGAGCGACCTCGTCCTCGGCGTTCCTGACTGCCGAGTCGGAGGAGCGGTCGGAACTGATCCTCGATGCGATCGCTGCCGGCGAGTCGCCGGAGAACGAGAGCATCGCGGAACTCGAGTCGATGACCGAGGGCGAAGCACTCGACGAGGAGATCCGCTATGTGATGATCGACGACCAGATGGCGGGCGGCAAGTTCGCGGCCATCTCCACGTGGAGCGGACCGGACTACCGGTACTACACGACGCCGACCGACCTCGAGCCGGGCGAACGCATCGAACGGGACGAACTCGAGGATCGTTTCGACGACGTTCCGTACGATAACACGACGGTCTCGCAGTTGTACTTCGACGACGCGAGCGGAATGGAGAACTACCGGCTGGTCCACGAGAACGACATCTACACGTCGCAGTTCGTCAGCTATGCCCTGATCGATCAACAGACCGACGAGGTCGTCATGGGCGACGACGGGGACCCGCAGGTATTCCTCAACCAGCGGGTCGACTCGGACACCCAGCAGCGACTCCAGCAGATCGACCTGCACCCGCAACTCGACTATGAGATCTTCGACCAGCGCCAGGGATCGGCAGTGAAGACCTACGAGCGTGTCGAGGGTGCGACGATTACCGGTAGCATCGACGCCGACGGCGTCGACACCGAGAACGCGACGGTCGCCGCGTCGGTCGAACTCGAGTCACCCGGTCAGCGCGACTCCTTCACGTACGTCCAGGACGGAGAGCTCGCGTCGGACGGGAGCTTCGAACTCACCGTCCCGTACGCGACGAACGACGAACTCGGCGTCGAGGACGGCTACACGAACAGCAGCGTCGAAGCGCTCGGCGAGTACAACGTCACCGTCGACGCATCCGACGGTAACGAACTCGAGTTCTACCAGGGACAGACGTCCGTCCCGGAGACCGCGGTCGTAAACGGTGACACGATCGACGTCGATCTCGAGGAAGTCGAACTCGAATCGCCGCCGGAAGAAGCGGGTGAAGACGAGGAAGGCAGTGAAGACGAGGAGGGTAGCGATACCGATGCCGACGGCGAAGACGGCGAGTCCGCTGACGAGGAAACCGATACCGACTCGTAG
- a CDS encoding DUF7503 family protein translates to MSDADGMSDYLAQHPRMIGVLFTLFVLLSQVGAAAASSASEVGP, encoded by the coding sequence ATGTCCGACGCAGACGGCATGTCCGACTACCTCGCACAGCACCCCCGAATGATCGGCGTCCTGTTCACGCTGTTCGTTCTCCTGAGTCAGGTTGGAGCCGCGGCTGCCTCGAGCGCGTCCGAGGTCGGGCCGTAG
- a CDS encoding AAA family ATPase has translation MNLRNRIDRRRSARGDRQLVVDREHLSPTVHRSEPVGRGPALEQLLDVLEPVFDGQLPPPVAVVGPQGSGTSALVFALFGALNDRLGDVDRSFGTTTRASPSEHVTWFAHVDGRRVDSEFAFYRAVLSVLSREPVPESGIGTDDLRERVERRLRGGRRAVVAIDHHDEPETLTYGRVRDLLESAGVADRVTAVPVGRQVPDDWDGATVSLPAYRSHELVDVITDRASTGMAAGGIDHESVRDLAEWADGNAHDALAALFVAAVAAEADGADRIADRHVDRGRADVPPDGVHLDRALALSENRQRVLAHLVALDEKRSTAGTPIGDLAAEIAARSSLTTGTVKRFLYELAERGVLERIRIESNGSGRNPSAVAPLVPATAFRQLTDASLEESPRSNDTDGSTEPRGSTDTAGS, from the coding sequence ATGAACCTCCGGAACCGGATCGATCGCCGGCGCAGCGCCCGCGGCGATCGGCAACTGGTCGTCGATCGAGAACATCTCAGCCCGACCGTCCACCGCAGCGAGCCCGTCGGACGCGGACCCGCATTAGAGCAGTTGCTCGACGTCCTCGAGCCGGTGTTCGACGGCCAACTGCCGCCGCCGGTGGCGGTCGTCGGCCCGCAGGGATCGGGCACCTCGGCGCTGGTGTTTGCCCTGTTCGGAGCATTGAACGACCGCCTCGGCGACGTCGACCGCTCGTTCGGGACGACGACGCGGGCGAGTCCGTCCGAGCACGTCACCTGGTTCGCCCACGTCGACGGCCGGCGCGTCGACAGTGAGTTCGCCTTCTATCGGGCCGTTCTCTCGGTGCTCTCTCGGGAGCCGGTCCCCGAGAGCGGGATCGGGACCGACGACCTCCGGGAGCGCGTCGAGCGCCGGCTTCGAGGCGGACGACGCGCGGTGGTCGCGATCGACCACCACGACGAACCCGAGACACTCACGTACGGACGCGTTCGCGACCTCCTGGAGTCGGCCGGGGTCGCCGACCGCGTCACGGCAGTTCCCGTCGGGCGGCAGGTCCCCGACGACTGGGACGGTGCGACCGTCTCGTTGCCGGCCTACCGGAGCCACGAACTCGTCGACGTCATTACCGACCGCGCGTCGACGGGGATGGCCGCCGGCGGCATCGATCACGAATCCGTCCGCGACCTCGCCGAGTGGGCCGATGGCAACGCACACGACGCGCTCGCCGCGCTGTTCGTCGCCGCGGTCGCCGCGGAGGCCGACGGAGCCGACCGGATCGCCGACCGCCACGTCGATCGAGGCCGGGCGGACGTCCCCCCCGACGGCGTCCACCTCGATCGGGCGCTGGCCCTCTCGGAGAACCGCCAGCGGGTGCTCGCCCACCTCGTCGCACTCGACGAGAAGCGCTCGACGGCAGGAACCCCGATCGGCGACCTCGCGGCCGAAATCGCCGCCCGATCGTCGCTGACGACGGGGACCGTCAAGCGGTTCCTCTACGAACTCGCCGAACGCGGCGTCCTCGAACGGATCCGCATCGAGTCCAACGGCAGCGGCCGAAACCCGAGCGCGGTCGCCCCCCTGGTGCCCGCGACGGCGTTCCGGCAACTCACTGACGCGTCGCTCGAGGAGTCGCCGAGATCGAACGATACGGACGGATCGACTGAACCCCGCGGCTCGACCGACACGGCCGGATCGTGA
- a CDS encoding anaerobic glycerol-3-phosphate dehydrogenase subunit C translates to MSDADRSIDDRGTDAGDKTELERAGDVETAGPGNDFDPVQVFPESEEMDLRPGADDCYKCSTCDTSCPVAEVDDEFPGPKFQGPEQWRLKRQEDHDIDETVMKCSNCMRCDGACPSDVPLSQMHNTARGEYVQKEMSKLSVEYWRNRTLANYRRLAPLAATFPRTSNFVMGLGPVRWLGEKLFGVTSEREFPEFATETFRAWWAKRGGTETSRRRAKAARAERGEEGSEKRIAYFHGCYANYNTPEVAKALVRVYEHFGYEVMVPEQRCSGTPMFANGMLEDARRAAETNVDELATAIEEGADVVASCSSCSMSLRQEYPELFDLEGVDDVAANTWDAVEYLQVHEDLTGELEETSVEGVAGMEDFAYHAPCHARNQGLAGQTREVLEPIDGVEVHDVGDSCSGISGTYGWKEEHYDTSMKIGEEMFEHMEAADAEAGLTECPTCSMQMGHGTGYEITHTLEVLEAALVGDGSDGGGARPDR, encoded by the coding sequence ATGAGCGACGCGGACCGATCGATCGACGACCGTGGTACAGACGCGGGAGATAAAACCGAACTCGAGCGCGCGGGCGACGTCGAGACCGCCGGCCCGGGCAACGACTTCGACCCCGTGCAGGTCTTCCCCGAGAGCGAGGAGATGGACCTCCGACCGGGCGCCGACGACTGTTACAAGTGCTCGACCTGCGACACGAGCTGTCCCGTCGCCGAAGTCGACGACGAGTTCCCCGGTCCGAAGTTCCAGGGGCCCGAGCAGTGGCGGCTCAAGCGCCAGGAGGACCACGACATCGACGAGACGGTGATGAAGTGCTCGAACTGCATGCGCTGTGACGGGGCCTGTCCCTCCGACGTTCCCCTCTCCCAGATGCACAACACCGCTCGCGGGGAGTACGTCCAGAAGGAGATGAGCAAGCTCTCCGTGGAGTACTGGCGCAACCGAACCCTCGCGAACTACCGGCGGCTCGCGCCGCTTGCGGCCACCTTCCCCCGTACGTCGAACTTCGTGATGGGACTCGGTCCCGTCCGCTGGCTCGGCGAGAAACTGTTCGGGGTCACGAGCGAGCGCGAGTTCCCCGAGTTCGCCACTGAGACGTTCCGCGCGTGGTGGGCCAAGCGCGGCGGTACGGAGACCTCGAGACGGCGCGCGAAAGCGGCCCGAGCGGAACGTGGCGAGGAAGGGAGCGAAAAGCGGATCGCCTACTTCCACGGCTGCTACGCCAACTACAACACCCCCGAGGTCGCGAAGGCGCTCGTCCGGGTGTACGAACACTTCGGCTACGAAGTCATGGTCCCCGAACAGCGCTGTTCGGGGACGCCGATGTTCGCCAACGGTATGCTCGAGGACGCGCGTCGGGCCGCCGAGACCAACGTCGACGAACTCGCGACCGCCATCGAGGAGGGGGCCGACGTCGTCGCCTCCTGTAGCTCGTGTTCGATGTCGCTGCGCCAGGAGTACCCCGAACTGTTCGACCTCGAGGGCGTCGACGACGTGGCCGCGAACACCTGGGACGCCGTCGAGTACCTGCAGGTCCACGAGGACCTGACGGGCGAACTCGAGGAGACGAGCGTCGAGGGCGTAGCGGGCATGGAGGACTTCGCCTACCACGCCCCCTGTCACGCGCGCAACCAGGGCCTGGCCGGCCAGACCCGCGAGGTGCTCGAACCGATCGACGGTGTCGAGGTCCACGACGTCGGCGACTCCTGTTCGGGCATCTCCGGTACCTACGGCTGGAAGGAGGAACATTACGATACTTCCATGAAGATCGGCGAGGAGATGTTCGAACACATGGAAGCCGCGGACGCGGAGGCCGGACTCACGGAGTGTCCGACCTGCTCGATGCAGATGGGGCACGGAACGGGCTACGAGATCACCCACACGCTCGAGGTGCTCGAGGCAGCGCTGGTGGGTGACGGGAGCGACGGCGGAGGTGCACGACCTGACAGATGA
- the glpB gene encoding glycerol-3-phosphate dehydrogenase subunit GlpB, with protein MAIEDDVLVIGGGIAGATAALSAADEGADVRLVTHKESTLRNASGLIDVLGYLPSDDADGASEGPLVDPFAAIPDLPETHPYRTVGVEAVREALSFFDGILGDAYHGAHTDDNALVPTQGGSVKPTARYPRSSAAGLASDPRDALLVGFETLPTFEGPLAAAHLEAAGVPFQARGVTLSFPGIVRDDAKVTRYAHLLDQDEAVSRDGTGAREALAAAVQPHLEGEERVGFPAVLGDEHPDEVRAALEAHLGVDVFEVPMGPPSLPGLRLEDRLYAALEAAGVEVRSGVPVVDYESDGDDGRIDRVVVDRNGAEIPHRADQYVLATGGLVGKGVESNRERVIEPIFDCHVPHATDRYDWFSEDAFGEHPFARFGVVPDGELRPRDGSGNVEFENLRAAGAVLGGYDYAAEKSGAGVSIATGYVAGRHAAARSTDARARVATNDEVTPQ; from the coding sequence ATGGCGATCGAAGACGACGTGCTCGTGATCGGCGGCGGCATCGCCGGGGCGACGGCGGCGCTGTCTGCCGCCGACGAGGGCGCGGACGTCCGGCTGGTGACCCACAAGGAGAGCACGCTCCGGAACGCCAGCGGGTTGATCGACGTGCTGGGGTACCTGCCGAGCGACGACGCGGACGGCGCGTCCGAAGGCCCGCTCGTCGACCCCTTCGCCGCGATCCCCGACCTCCCGGAGACTCACCCCTACCGCACCGTCGGCGTCGAGGCCGTCCGCGAGGCGCTGTCCTTCTTCGACGGAATCCTCGGCGACGCCTATCACGGGGCCCACACCGACGACAACGCCCTGGTACCGACCCAGGGGGGCTCGGTCAAACCGACCGCCCGCTACCCGAGATCGTCCGCGGCGGGACTGGCCAGCGATCCGCGGGACGCCCTGCTCGTCGGCTTCGAGACCCTGCCGACGTTCGAGGGCCCCCTCGCGGCCGCCCACCTCGAGGCCGCGGGCGTTCCCTTCCAGGCCCGCGGCGTGACGCTGTCGTTCCCCGGGATCGTCCGGGACGACGCGAAGGTGACACGCTACGCACACCTGCTGGATCAGGACGAGGCGGTATCACGGGACGGAACGGGCGCTCGCGAGGCCCTCGCCGCGGCGGTCCAGCCCCACCTCGAGGGCGAAGAGCGGGTCGGCTTCCCCGCCGTCCTGGGCGACGAACACCCGGACGAGGTGCGGGCCGCTCTCGAGGCCCATCTGGGCGTCGACGTCTTCGAGGTGCCGATGGGGCCGCCGAGCCTTCCGGGACTGCGCCTCGAGGACCGGCTGTACGCCGCGCTCGAGGCCGCGGGCGTCGAGGTGCGCTCGGGCGTCCCGGTGGTCGATTACGAGAGCGACGGCGACGACGGGCGGATCGACCGCGTCGTCGTCGACCGCAACGGGGCCGAGATCCCTCACCGGGCCGACCAGTACGTCCTCGCGACGGGCGGGCTGGTGGGCAAGGGCGTCGAGTCGAACCGCGAGCGAGTGATCGAACCGATCTTCGACTGTCACGTCCCGCACGCGACGGACCGGTACGACTGGTTCAGCGAGGACGCCTTCGGCGAACACCCGTTCGCGCGGTTCGGGGTCGTCCCCGACGGGGAGTTGCGGCCCCGCGACGGCAGCGGGAACGTGGAGTTCGAGAACCTGCGGGCGGCCGGCGCGGTACTGGGCGGCTACGACTACGCGGCCGAGAAATCCGGTGCCGGCGTGTCGATCGCGACGGGGTACGTCGCGGGCCGACACGCGGCCGCGCGGTCGACGGACGCACGAGCACGAGTGGCGACCAACGACGAGGTGACACCCCAATGA
- the glpA gene encoding anaerobic glycerol-3-phosphate dehydrogenase subunit GlpA: protein MARDTEVLVLGGGSTGCGIARDLAMRGLEVTLVERGNLTEGTTGRMHGLLHSGGRYAVSDRASARECIEENRVLREIAGHCVEETGGLFVKRPEDSDDYFRKKLEGCRDCDIPARVLSGREAREVEPYLAKDIERAIEVPDGAVDPFRLCVANAVDAERHGARIETHAEVIDLLREGDDVYGVEVRHDSGPGKRSHRTPGTTEEITADYVVNATGAWAGQIGAMADLEIEVRPSKGVMTIMNVRQVDTVVNRCRPKGDADIVVPHETTAILGTTDEEVEDPDDYPEEQWEVDQMIDTLAELVPILEEARTIRSFWGVRPLYEPPGTGTQDPTDITRDFFLLDHDERDGVAGIASIVGGKFTTYRAMAEEIADHVCAELGVDARCRTADEALPGSENLADLENAMDDFGLRSPIARRSKQRLGSRAREVLETDEPNPVICGCEGVTRAEMQDAIEQSGSDLNAVRIRTRASMGNCQGGFCTQEMAHELHPEYDEPTVRDALDELYQERWKGQRHALWGEQLSQAMLSYALHATTLNRDSDPAGRDEDLEYGAFDAGPDVGPDATDRTPVDRRADGGEDR, encoded by the coding sequence ATGGCACGGGACACCGAGGTCCTCGTTCTCGGGGGCGGCTCGACGGGTTGTGGCATCGCTCGGGACCTGGCGATGCGCGGCCTCGAGGTCACCCTCGTCGAACGGGGCAATCTGACGGAGGGGACGACGGGCCGGATGCACGGTCTGCTCCACAGCGGGGGCCGGTACGCAGTCTCCGACCGGGCGAGCGCGCGGGAGTGTATCGAGGAGAACCGCGTCCTGCGCGAGATCGCCGGCCACTGCGTCGAGGAGACCGGCGGACTGTTCGTCAAACGGCCCGAGGACTCGGACGACTACTTCCGGAAGAAACTCGAGGGCTGTCGCGACTGCGACATCCCGGCGCGGGTCCTCTCCGGACGGGAGGCCCGCGAGGTCGAACCCTACCTCGCGAAGGACATCGAGCGCGCGATCGAGGTGCCCGACGGCGCGGTCGACCCCTTCCGGCTCTGCGTGGCCAACGCCGTCGATGCCGAGCGCCACGGCGCGCGCATCGAGACCCACGCGGAGGTGATCGACCTGTTGCGCGAGGGCGACGACGTCTACGGGGTCGAGGTGCGCCACGACTCCGGCCCCGGAAAGCGGAGCCACCGTACGCCCGGCACGACTGAGGAGATCACCGCCGACTACGTCGTCAACGCGACCGGCGCGTGGGCCGGCCAGATCGGTGCGATGGCCGACCTCGAGATCGAGGTCCGGCCCTCGAAGGGCGTGATGACCATCATGAACGTCCGGCAGGTCGACACCGTCGTCAACCGCTGCCGGCCCAAGGGTGACGCGGACATCGTCGTCCCCCACGAGACGACGGCGATCCTCGGCACGACGGACGAGGAAGTCGAGGACCCGGACGATTACCCGGAGGAACAGTGGGAAGTCGACCAGATGATCGACACGCTCGCGGAACTCGTCCCGATCCTCGAGGAGGCGCGGACGATTCGCTCCTTCTGGGGCGTCCGGCCCCTCTACGAGCCCCCGGGGACCGGTACCCAGGACCCGACGGACATCACGCGGGACTTCTTCCTGCTCGATCACGACGAGCGCGACGGCGTCGCCGGCATCGCGAGCATCGTCGGCGGCAAGTTCACGACCTATCGCGCGATGGCCGAGGAGATCGCAGACCACGTCTGTGCCGAGTTGGGCGTCGACGCCCGCTGTCGGACCGCCGACGAGGCGCTGCCCGGCAGCGAAAATCTCGCCGACCTCGAGAACGCGATGGACGACTTCGGCCTGCGGTCGCCGATCGCCCGGCGCAGCAAGCAACGGCTGGGCAGCCGTGCCCGGGAGGTTCTCGAGACCGACGAGCCGAACCCGGTGATCTGTGGCTGTGAAGGGGTCACACGGGCAGAGATGCAAGACGCCATCGAGCAGTCCGGCTCGGACTTGAACGCCGTCCGCATCCGCACGCGGGCGTCGATGGGCAACTGCCAGGGCGGGTTCTGCACGCAGGAGATGGCCCACGAACTCCACCCCGAGTACGACGAGCCGACGGTCAGGGACGCGCTGGACGAACTCTACCAGGAGCGCTGGAAAGGCCAGCGCCACGCGCTGTGGGGCGAACAGCTCTCGCAGGCGATGCTCTCCTACGCGTTGCACGCGACGACGCTGAACCGCGATTCGGATCCGGCGGGTCGGGACGAGGACCTCGAGTACGGGGCCTTCGACGCGGGCCCTGACGTGGGACCTGACGCGACCGACCGAACCCCCGTCGACCGCCGCGCCGACGGCGGGGAGGATCGGTAA
- the glpK gene encoding glycerol kinase GlpK, with protein sequence MAARTYVGAVDQGTTGTRFIVFDHEGQVVSNAYETHEQIYPEPGWVEHDPMEIWENTKSVITQALGQAGISPDQLEAIGVTNQRETTVLWDADSGRPVHNAIVWQDRRTTERVEELEEDGKTEEIRAKTGLEPDAYFSATKAEWLLEEGDPIKMERSRPADVRDRAERGEVLFGTIDTWLIYNLTGQHITEVTNASRTMLYNIHDLEWDDDLLAEFSVPREMLPEVRPSSDDATYGSTDPEGFLEAEVPVAGALGDQQAALFGQTCFDAGNAKNTYGTGSFFLMNTGNEAVGSDHGLLTTIAFQRSGEDVQYALEGAIFVTGAAVEWLEDVDLIDDPAETAELARSVDSTDGVYVVPAFTGLGAPHWDQRARGTIVGMTRGTRKEHIVRATLESIAYQTRDVAEAMEADSGIEMTSLKVDGGAVKNNYLCQLQSDIIASEIVRPVVDETTALGSAYAAGLAVGYWSDVDELRDNWQVDREFEPEMDPEVADSRYDRWNDAIERSLDWAREGGD encoded by the coding sequence ATGGCAGCACGCACATACGTCGGCGCGGTCGACCAGGGAACGACTGGGACTCGGTTCATCGTGTTCGATCACGAGGGGCAAGTCGTCTCGAACGCGTACGAGACCCACGAACAGATATACCCGGAACCCGGCTGGGTCGAGCACGACCCGATGGAGATCTGGGAGAACACCAAATCCGTAATTACGCAAGCACTGGGGCAGGCCGGAATCTCGCCCGACCAACTCGAGGCGATCGGCGTCACGAACCAGCGGGAGACGACGGTCCTCTGGGACGCCGACTCCGGCCGGCCGGTCCACAACGCGATCGTCTGGCAGGATCGACGTACCACCGAACGGGTCGAGGAACTCGAGGAGGACGGCAAGACCGAGGAGATCCGCGCGAAGACGGGCCTCGAGCCCGACGCGTACTTCTCGGCGACGAAGGCCGAGTGGCTCCTCGAGGAGGGCGACCCGATCAAGATGGAACGCTCGCGGCCGGCCGACGTACGCGATCGGGCCGAACGCGGCGAGGTCCTGTTCGGCACGATCGACACCTGGCTGATCTATAACCTCACGGGTCAACACATCACCGAGGTTACGAACGCATCGCGGACGATGCTGTACAACATCCACGACCTCGAGTGGGACGACGACCTCCTCGCGGAGTTTTCGGTCCCGCGGGAGATGCTCCCCGAGGTCCGGCCCTCGAGCGACGACGCCACTTACGGGTCGACCGACCCCGAGGGGTTCCTCGAGGCCGAGGTCCCCGTCGCGGGGGCGCTGGGTGACCAGCAGGCGGCCCTGTTCGGCCAGACCTGTTTCGACGCCGGAAACGCGAAGAACACCTACGGTACGGGCTCGTTCTTCCTGATGAACACCGGCAACGAGGCCGTCGGGAGCGATCACGGCCTGCTGACGACGATCGCCTTCCAGCGTTCGGGAGAGGACGTCCAGTACGCCCTCGAGGGAGCGATCTTCGTCACCGGCGCCGCGGTCGAGTGGCTCGAGGACGTCGACCTGATCGACGACCCCGCCGAGACCGCCGAACTGGCCCGCAGCGTCGACTCGACCGACGGGGTCTACGTCGTCCCCGCGTTCACGGGGCTTGGCGCGCCCCACTGGGATCAGCGCGCCCGCGGCACCATCGTCGGGATGACCCGCGGGACGCGAAAGGAGCACATCGTGCGAGCGACGCTCGAGTCGATCGCCTACCAGACCCGCGACGTCGCCGAGGCGATGGAGGCCGACTCCGGCATCGAGATGACCTCGCTGAAGGTCGACGGCGGCGCGGTCAAGAACAACTACCTCTGTCAGCTCCAGTCGGACATCATCGCATCGGAGATCGTCCGGCCGGTCGTCGACGAGACGACGGCGCTGGGCTCGGCATACGCGGCGGGGCTGGCAGTCGGCTACTGGTCCGACGTGGACGAACTCCGGGACAACTGGCAGGTCGACCGCGAGTTCGAACCGGAGATGGACCCCGAAGTGGCGGACAGCCGTTACGACCGGTGGAACGACGCGATCGAGCGCTCCCTCGACTGGGCACGGGAAGGCGGTGACTGA
- a CDS encoding universal stress protein yields MSEYETILVPTDGSDGAGAALEAARDLAETHEATVHVLYVVDTSHPALGIGGDPNTESSPGMVGDPQGADTPMSGERDLSREIRQEAREYGTEAIDDATDRLRGVDTEAAVDSGEPVETILQYADEHDADLVVMGTHGRTGLERYLIGSVAEKMIRMADVPVLAVPDGSAG; encoded by the coding sequence ATGTCAGAATACGAAACTATACTCGTTCCGACCGACGGCAGCGACGGGGCGGGGGCCGCGCTCGAGGCCGCCCGTGACCTGGCGGAGACACACGAGGCGACCGTCCACGTCCTGTACGTGGTCGATACGTCCCATCCCGCACTCGGGATCGGCGGCGATCCGAACACCGAGAGCAGTCCCGGCATGGTGGGCGATCCCCAGGGGGCCGATACCCCGATGAGCGGCGAGCGCGACCTGTCCCGGGAGATCCGACAGGAGGCGCGAGAGTACGGCACGGAGGCCATCGACGATGCCACGGATCGACTGCGGGGCGTCGACACGGAGGCTGCAGTCGACAGCGGCGAACCGGTCGAGACGATCCTCCAGTACGCCGACGAGCACGACGCGGACCTCGTGGTGATGGGAACCCACGGACGGACCGGCCTCGAGCGCTATCTGATCGGGAGCGTGGCCGAGAAAATGATCCGGATGGCCGATGTCCCAGTCCTGGCGGTGCCGGACGGGAGCGCGGGCTGA